The DNA segment GCTAATCACCTACTAAATATAGGTAATTAGCTTCTTTTTTGTCTTTATGAATATATTTCCTTAATATTTTTGGACTTTTCCGCAGTCTTATTTATTAGGGAAAGTTAAAATCCAAACATTATATCTAAGGATACTTAGTGATTTAAAAGGTAAGTACTACAATTTTATTCTTGGGCTGTTAAGTATTACTTCATTCGGCTATAAGGATTTATTTACAGACATTTATATAAGTAACAGGCGTCACTTTGCGGCTTTTTGTTATTTTCCTTTAAACATAGGTTTGCGTTTTTCACCAAAAGCAATTAATGCTTCAACGCGGTCTTCTGTTGGAATGGTTATTTCATAAGCTTTACGTTCAATATTTAAACCAGTATGCAAGTCAGCGTTCATGCCATGTTTAATAGCAAATTTCGCTTGTTGCAAGGCAATCGGTCCGTTCGCAAGCATCATATCAGCAAATTTTCCTGTTTCGTCTAGTAAACTATTCTCTGAAACCACTTTTGTCAAAATACCATAAGACAAAGCTTCTTCCGCTTTTAATCGACGAGCAGTTAAGATTAATTCTAATGCTTTTGCTTCTCCAATTAAGCGAGGTAAACGCTGAGTACCACCTGCTCCTGGAATAATTCCTAAGCTCGTTTCGGTTAAACCGAGTACAACATGGTCAGCTGCGATGCGGAAATCACACGCAAGCGCTAGTTCCATTCCTCCACCAAATGCGTAACCGTTCATCATAGCTATCGTAGGTTGAGGTAAGTTTTCAATTGTTGAAAACACTTCCCCTATTTTATAGATATTACGTTTTACTTGTTGCTCAGTTAATGTTTTCCGCTCTTTTAAGTCTGCCCCAACGCTAAATGCTTTTTCTCCAGAACCTGTGAAAATAACAACGCGAATGTCTGGATTAATACGAATGGACTCTGCTATATGACCAAGATCACGCAGCATTTCATAGTTAAAGGCGTTCATAGAATCAGGTCGGTTTAATGTGACGATGGCTAAATTTCCGTTTTGTTCGTAGCGAATGGCTTCCATAATAATTCCTCCTTATGTTGTTCACAATATAGAAATTTTTTCTCTTACAAAACATATCACTATTTGGACGTTGTTACCATCTCTCTCTATAATGAATTCAAGGGAGGCTCTCGAAATGGATCGTTTAGCAATCTATCGGATTTATCGCATTGTCTGGATGTCCGTAAAATTTTTCACACAAGTAACGCTTTTTCAGCGTCGATATAAAGGACGTTTTACACCTGTAGTAAACGAAAAATGGGAACGTCTTGTGACAAAACAAGCGAAAGAATACAAACGTACTGCGCTTAAACTAGGCGGGCTAATGATTAAAATGGGGCAGTTTTTATCCACACGTGCTGACATTATGCCGCCTTCATTTATAGAAGAACTAGAAGGATTAACAGATCGTGTGCCTGCTGTTCCTAGAATGAAAGCCATTGCTCTTCTAGAAGAAGAGTGGAATACGTCACATACCGATTATGTCACAAATTTATCTGATAAACCGGTCGCATCTGCATCTATTGGCGAAGTCTACAAAGGTATGTTAAAAGATGGCACACCTGTAGCTGTTAAAATTCAACGCCCAGATATTGATCGTATTTTACGCTCTGATTTCCGTGCAATGAAAATTGTCATTTGGTTAGCCAAACGCTTTACGGCATTTGGTAAACAAATTGATTTTAACTTATTGTATAACGAAATGGTTGATACGATTGGTGCAGAGCTTAATTTTTTGCAGGAATTGCGTAATGGTCGTAGTTTTTCCGATCGTTTTAAAGCGATGCCTGGTGTTCGTTTTCCTGTTTATTATGATGAATTTTCTACACGTCGTGTCCTTGTAATGGAATGGATTGAAGGAGCACGTATCACTGATCTTGCATTTATTGACGCGAATGGAATAGATCGTCGCGATTTATCGGAGCGATTATTCCAGTTATTTTTAGAACAAGTATTAAACGGCGGACAATTTCATGCTGATCCTCACGGCGGAAATATACTAATTAAGCCAGATGGTACGATTGTATTAATTGATTTTGGGATGGTAGGATCCATTACTACAGATGAAGCACGTTCTGTATTGAAAGTCGTCGAAGGGATCATTTTTAAACAATACGAGCAAGTATTAGATGGTTTAGAAGAAT comes from the Paenisporosarcina antarctica genome and includes:
- a CDS encoding enoyl-CoA hydratase-related protein; its protein translation is MEAIRYEQNGNLAIVTLNRPDSMNAFNYEMLRDLGHIAESIRINPDIRVVIFTGSGEKAFSVGADLKERKTLTEQQVKRNIYKIGEVFSTIENLPQPTIAMMNGYAFGGGMELALACDFRIAADHVVLGLTETSLGIIPGAGGTQRLPRLIGEAKALELILTARRLKAEEALSYGILTKVVSENSLLDETGKFADMMLANGPIALQQAKFAIKHGMNADLHTGLNIERKAYEITIPTEDRVEALIAFGEKRKPMFKGK
- a CDS encoding ABC1 kinase family protein; this encodes MDRLAIYRIYRIVWMSVKFFTQVTLFQRRYKGRFTPVVNEKWERLVTKQAKEYKRTALKLGGLMIKMGQFLSTRADIMPPSFIEELEGLTDRVPAVPRMKAIALLEEEWNTSHTDYVTNLSDKPVASASIGEVYKGMLKDGTPVAVKIQRPDIDRILRSDFRAMKIVIWLAKRFTAFGKQIDFNLLYNEMVDTIGAELNFLQELRNGRSFSDRFKAMPGVRFPVYYDEFSTRRVLVMEWIEGARITDLAFIDANGIDRRDLSERLFQLFLEQVLNGGQFHADPHGGNILIKPDGTIVLIDFGMVGSITTDEARSVLKVVEGIIFKQYEQVLDGLEELRFLLPQADRRILADAISRVVAAYESEELTQMDSFVVDRLLDDIKGIVRTQPVQLPAEFAFFGRAVSTLIGVLHVLDPKVDLLAIARPRVLEWATTQKGGEKSFSKEDLLRLALNAVGPLRSLPQKILTFLEEPTRMREYIQVRDTREQVERARLQTRMFAGTVAVLSLASTLFGVWNEHIPLIATSGFFFLIAAFVFKGKSPK